The genomic interval CCCGCGACGTGCGTTCGGGGATCATCTGGGTCAACACCTACCGCGCCGTGTCGGCCATGGCGCCAATTGGTGGTTTCAAGAACAGCGGCTACGGCCGTGAGAGCGGCATCGATTCGGTGCTGGCCTATACCGAGCTGAAGACCGTGTGGATCAACCTGTCCACCGCGCCGATGCCCGACCCGTTCGTGATGCGCTAGGAGGAACACAAGATGATCGAACCCGGCATCTACAAAGACGTGATGGGCTCTTTCCCGTCCGGCGTCACGGTAGTGACTACCCTGGACGCCGACGGCGCCATCGTCGGCATCACCGCCAGCGCCTTCAGCGCATTGTCGATCGACCCGGCGCTGGTACTGTTCTGCCCCAACTACGCTTCCGACACCTACCCGATCCTGCGTGACAGCAAGCAGTTCGCGATTCACCTGCTGTCTGCCGAACAGACCGCTGAAGCTTACGCCTTCGCCGGCAAGGGCAAGGACAAGGCCAAGGGCGTTGAGTGGCATTTGAGCGAACTGGGCAACCCGCTGCTGGCCAAGGCGACCGCGATCATCGAGTGCGAACTGTGGCGCGAGTATGACGGTGGGGACCACGCGATCATCGTCGGTGCAGTGAAGAACCTGGTGTTGCCGGCCGAGCCGGTGACGCCGATGGTGTACCACAAAGGCAAACTGGGCGCCCTGCCGCCCCTGGGCTGACCTTGAGACCGCCGGGGCTGCTTTGCAGCCCCCGTTCCCTTTTTTCTTCCGGAGTACGGCACATGAGTAACGAGAAGTACGACAAAGGCCTGGCCATCCGCACCCAGGTGCTGGGCGAGGACTACGTCAACCGCTCGATCCAGAACGCCGACGAGTTCACCAAGCCATTGCAGGAACTGGTCACCGAATACTGCTGGGGCCACGTCTGGGGCCGCGAAGGCTTGTCGCTCAAAGAGCGCAGCATGATAAACTTGGCCATGATTTCCGCGCTCAACAGGCCCCACGAGCTCAAGCTGCACATCCGCGGCGCATTGCGCAATGGCCTGAGCCGTGAACAGATTCGCGAAATTCTGCTCCAGGTCGGCATTTATTGCGGCGTACCCGCGGCGGTGGACAGTTTCCGCCTGGCCCGTGAAGCGTTTGCCGAAGCCGATGCGGAGTCAACCCGTTAACAACGGGCTGTTCGAACCACTGCATGGAAAGCCTCGGTTCGGGGCGTTCCGCGATGTTGGCGCAACAGCCTCATAAAGAGCGCTC from Pseudomonas fortuita carries:
- a CDS encoding flavin reductase family protein, yielding MIEPGIYKDVMGSFPSGVTVVTTLDADGAIVGITASAFSALSIDPALVLFCPNYASDTYPILRDSKQFAIHLLSAEQTAEAYAFAGKGKDKAKGVEWHLSELGNPLLAKATAIIECELWREYDGGDHAIIVGAVKNLVLPAEPVTPMVYHKGKLGALPPLG
- a CDS encoding carboxymuconolactone decarboxylase family protein — translated: MSNEKYDKGLAIRTQVLGEDYVNRSIQNADEFTKPLQELVTEYCWGHVWGREGLSLKERSMINLAMISALNRPHELKLHIRGALRNGLSREQIREILLQVGIYCGVPAAVDSFRLAREAFAEADAESTR